A stretch of DNA from Plasmodium cynomolgi strain B DNA, scaffold: 1328, whole genome shotgun sequence:
TTTTTCTTCACGCGTGATTCAATTGGCTCACTTGCAGAATAAGACGTTTAGCTGGAAAGGCAATCGCACCCCCCCTctcctgaaaaaaaaaaaaattacttaacCTACTAACGCTAATTTTATTCAACCTGTACAGACATGCCAAGGGGAATAATTCCGATATTTACTGGGGGGATGGTAGACCACTTTAAGAGGGTAGGGACCGTGCAATTTGACAGAGCAAGCACGAAAGGGATCATTTTTGCGGTAAGCGTTATCATGTACTTTTTCTTGTACCTAATCAGTTTTCGCCTGCTGGAGGtaatgcatacaaaaaagggggcgtaTTATACATGGGTGTGACGCGCTTACGCCGATTCGCCACCACGCCGATTGAAAGTACACCGTTTGAAAGTACACCATTTGAAAGCACACCGTTTGCAAACACGCCGATTTGCAAACACGCTAACTCACCCgctccactttttctttttatgaaaGCATGAACAGAGAGGCCTAGACCAGGAATTTGAAGAGGACGATCGTGAGAAC
This window harbors:
- a CDS encoding hypothetical protein (putative); this encodes MPRGIIPIFTGGMVDHFKRVGTVQFDRASTKGIIFAVSVIMYFFLYLISFRLLEHEQRGLDQEFEEDDRENHERVHASEAEDVQDNHN